Genomic window (Ostrinia nubilalis chromosome 23, ilOstNubi1.1, whole genome shotgun sequence):
aaaccaatgcaatctaatatgtagtaggtttaggggcctccgctaaaactcgcggGGGGCGTCTGTCGCCGCGGTCGGCAGTAGCGCGAGTTTTAGTGGTTTACCCCTACATCTTGAatgatagaaataaagaaacattaCAATTGTTTATAGGATTGAACTCAAATTTGACTTGTAATATGAATTGAGAAAGATACTcacggttttatttaaataaattacaaatttctcaacaaaactgtttttttttggttggactataaaatacgataaaataatattattaaatctcaCATGTAAACTTCCGATGAATCGAAACAgtctctcaaaataaaaaaatcatacgtaccctaatcaacattttcctttaggaatcatctaagcctgatatttcttaaattatgaccttaataaaagcaaaatatatatgccaaataattgttaaaaacaattaacaattttagatactatctcagtctgcctacgaactacatatgagcagatagaggtaaaagtaaggatcactcacacggcatattggaggaaagaataaaggttaatttcttccttcagcttttaaattttgtcacacttattctttaacaaattcgctcgtcagtttgcacacatttcccaacagaaataaaacgtatttattaataaaaagtcattattttgaagagcactcatacggcccgtgtgcggtgtgagtgatcctaaataatcgtcataactttggaacgggacgtgcaaggaatttctgaatttgttaatagttttaacatattcttaacaatttttcaatactataaaaagaagtggaaaggctttattttctgaaataaacatgttgacgttttcttaaagcgtgcggtatgagtgctcctatttattggccataacatttttatcttaggtttaacaaatttttaaacttcatcgcaatgttttaacatattttaagtaaaacttcctcgatttttgttaagattgaagcaaggatcactcaatccacatgcacataaaTGAATgaactaatttttttttgtgcgtAACAAGgtctgatgttaagtgggatgcagtctaggatggtacatatctgccctgtaagtgcctattcactctcgccttgaaaaggcccggattatagttttcgggaaagacagcagcaggcaggaattccagtccctagctctTCGCATAATGAATGGGTATCTCGAAATGATATGGAGAAGTTTAAAAGCCCCATAAATCTgggtttttctttgtttttactttatttatttttattttcataaaagtgGGTACCACTTTTTAGTACAAAATACTTTTTCCTATCACTACCATGATAATAAGGACGCGTGCATGATAATACTAAGCTCTTATACGGAACTACAAAAAACAACCGAAAAAGTATTCTTACCTGACACCATAGCCTTTATCAACTTCTGATAAAGCTTATTTTACACCACGCTTCAATCTAACAGATATTTTACATCTTAAGGCGATAATACACTCCCGAAGCTTTGCGCAAATCCGCACCATTGTGCAATGTTTGGAAACACTCCACACAAAGTGTAAAGGCGGCGTTTTTGACACATCTACGCACTCCTGCGCACCGCCTTATATGTTTGTGCGGCGATCTTGAAGGCGATAATAAGTTATAATCCGTACACACAAGGTTGAGATGTTTGGATCGGTTCGTTAGATATTTGACAATGAGAATGAAAAGATAGATTAAGGTTTTTATGGCGAGaattttgttatttgtttaCACGTAATACTTCTTTATGAGACTTTTATTAGATCCTCATTTGTGATTCCAAACGAAGAAATTCAGTGTCGGAGCAAATAGGCCACCGACCACAGCCACCGGTGGTCAGCGACGGCGACTTAACacactttttaatatattttgtagACGCGCCGCACACGTGTATCCGGTGACGGCCACTCGCTACAGTAGTGTCTGCGACTCGCCACTATACAAAAAGTGTGTTAAGTCGCCGTCGCTGGCCACCGGTGGCTGTGGtcggtggcccatttgcgccaAGCCTcagaaacgaactaaagtcgcttcTACAGCGaaaggggcagcaaggttctggaatgaaggccACGTACCAGCAAGTTGgaaagtccacccacaaggtggacagatttGATGACCCTGtgaaggttgcaggaaggcgctggatgcgggccgatttagaaatcattgggggagttATGTTGCCatgaaatgatggtgatgacaATGCCAGCTTCTTATTATTCTTGATAATATTCTGCTGTAAAcgataataataaaactttagaaaaccaattttctttaaaatcttTGCATCAATGAGTTCATCCAACTAAACATGTACCATAGTGATTAACGCCCGATTCCTATATTCAATCCTtttccaaatccggattacagctgtcaaattgaattcagttttagattatatttccaaaatgttcgacgcatttacactttaatattgtttaaatagtcttataaacaatacaaaaatgtaaaaacatcaaaaaccgcagatattttggccaaaaacattttaaaatttgacagttgacaatccaaatccgtccaatttggattaagattgaatatagaaatccagcataagTCACATCAGATGCAAGTTCTTCAAGGTCCAGTAAGAACCGTacgtttttctttctttctttttagaaGCGGTTACTTAGCTATCATCAGATCTGAGTCTTTAACTTTAATCAAAAAACTTTCGCCCTAATCGCGTAATTATTTTCACTAAATATTCTAACGTAAATGTACCAGAAGCGTGCAAACATTAATCAACAGATCCTCCAGACTAAAGGATATTTCTTcgcaatattattatgttttaatcaCTCACAAATGAACGACTAGACACCGGCTGGGGAAATGGAAAAGCTAATGTTGTTACGATTGCGACTGTATTTGGAGGATGCATATTCTTTCATTATTTCCTTTTGCTGTTAGTTAAGTTTTCTGCACTATTAAGGTATATTTCTTCGTGGTTTTTTGCTTCAAGACGTAGTGGAGCCTCCCATTTGGTGGAGAGATcaagtgaaggtcgcgggaagtgcctggatgcgggcggcgcaggaccgttgtgaaaatccttgggggaggcctttgtccagcagtggacatcatttggctgaaacgaacggacgAGAAGGAAAGTGTAGGATCGCtcattgcacaaattactaacgTTCTCTCATATATTTCTGATCTGTAACGTTGACGCTATTTCTTATGTCATGACGAATAGGTGTGTACACAAAGTAATTTTCACCCTGTGTCCTTACTGGGAATCGAAACCACAACCTCCGAGTCGAAAAGTCCAACTCTCAAACCATTGGACCGTAGGCAGAACTCCAAATAACGTGCTCAAAATAACACAAGACAACTGCACTAACACTAATCCTGCCTCCATGATTGCCTCACTCCCGCCACTGCAATATGGCCGCCAACTCATCTGAGACAAAATGTCAAATACAAATCGCTCGCAAATAATCGTCCAGCAATTAAAACTGCTTATTTCCTTAATTCAGGGCAATCGAGCGTTTAAATAACTTTCCTTCACACACCACTCAAATTTCTACTCTAATCCTTTGCACCAAAGTTCAACTCCATATAGCAGTTTCAGAAGATACCGTGCAGATTCTATGATAAGCCACTATAAGCTGTATTTTAAGGGAATAAGGTTGATGTTGGTGTATCGTGGAGATGATGAGCCAGTAAATGGGAAATTGTGCGCTAACTCACTGGCGCTGGAATAAAACAACTCTTTGCGCTAATAATGAGAAAGAATGGACAGAGTAGGGTTAGATCTAGAGAATGCTATATTTTATGATCTGTGCAACATTACCAAAGATCTGTGCGTATTGAGTACACCTACAACACTGATTTAGAAGTAAAGGTATAAAGATGTAGGTTTGAGACCCAAAATTCAGGAATCATGTCTCAATCACAAGTGGCGtcacaatatttaaaatatctgAAATAAGGTATTTTATCCTTTTTTTTACTAACTGCACCGGATAGTTTTGATaatgcaaagcaaataaaaaatTAGAGCTGTAGAGCCAGACAATTTAGAATTTATAGGCTTCCCCATGATCATCAGTCTGGCCAGCGAGGGAGGTGTAGGCTAAGTCTTCCATTTACTTGTGGTAAATTAGAGACCGTCGTGttgctgcagtggagactaaaaatGCCCAAGTGATATTATTCAAATCACTAGTATTGGAaattgtataagtatctacaactTTTGCCTCCCAAACACATTTTGCCAGAATGGGAATTGTAGGCCAAGTCTTCCATTTGGCTTTGATGAAAAGAGGGTCgggttcctgcagtggagactaaacgaCATGATGGTGATGACGAATTGCCTATTGCTCATTAAGTATTTAGGTTTGCCGTCTCTGTCTCAAACTACTCTGTGCCAGCACCGGAGAGGAATCGAACCTATTGTGGATATAGGCACTACCCAACGATGTAATTACAGAGAATCCTCATCAGGCAAAGGTTACAAGCAATCTTGGATTGTAAATCGGTACAAATACGACTGAAGGTAGTTTTGGTTTGATAGAAAGTAATTTTCTTGATGATTTGAatttgataatgatgattgatggaCTATTTAGTTTAAATGGCAATGATGAAACGGGATACATACAGGTGACAACTAAAATGGTATGTACtcgtaggtaagtattaaaccAAAACTTAACTAAAGCagagttaggctgggttgcaatcttaatttaactttgacaaacttcaaaaatctatcaaactccaaacaaaaaacaccggttatcgttatagttacggtcaaagttaggtggtgcaatcaGCCTTAGTTgttattactattattttttgcTAGTAAAGGATTATCCAATtaaacagaaaaaatattttgtaatgttaCAGGAAagatttattaagtaatttaattataagaaaatatttttaacataggtcttatttatttgtaatttgttttaaacactaattttaaatatttttttcttatcttatcttaattTAAGCAGTGTGGGGCAAATTGCGATATATGACTACCCTATTCCTTTAAATTGTATAACTTATGACtcttgttaaaattattttactcatctacctacttactaactacaaaaaaattttttacaaCTCCGTGCAGTGCTATCTAGCGCGGAGTAGTTTTTTTACGCTCATGTTGTGCTTTTAATCCTTATTATATATtctagatggcgctttttagaaacatttacattttattaattcacTTCAACCTTTTCTTAGTCCTCTTTTATAATGATAATTGCATTtaggtataaaaaaatataaaattattgtttttttatagtCTACTAATGCATAAAACTGCATAAATTCTAAGTCGCGATGTTGTTATTTTGTTGCTAGCGACATCTAGCGCTCAGTAGCGAATCTTTGTGGTTTCTGCAAGGTGCGTGCTTGTTCGTCTCTGATGATATCCGCTAGGAGGCTCGCGGCGGTGTTCATGTCTTCGAAACGAATTTTACTAAACGTCAGTCTTATGTATTGGCAGGGGGCGCTAGTGTCGTAGGCGAATGCTTGGCCGGGAACCAGCATTAGACCTCGGTTGAAAGCTGTGTCGAAGACCTGGAAAATAGACAAATACATAgaagttttattaagttttcCTTACATCGTTTATCTCAGCAAATAAATCAACTGGTGGAatattatctacactaatattataaagaggaaaactttgtttgtttgtttggttgaaatgaataggctcaaaaagtactggaccgtttttaaaaattcttttaccattcgaaagctacattatccacgcacgctatattttattttggaaaaaaatagggttccgtaaaatatttcCGTTGTTCGgagtccacgcgggcgaagccgctgtcggaaagctagttattattaaaaatagccTTACCATTTTGTAAACGTCTTCCACGCCCCTCACTCTAGCCCAAAAGAACAGCCCACCTCTGGGCAAGGCCCACTCCATTAGCTCGCTAGTCGGCTGCAACGCTTCGTGTAACGCGTCCCTTCTCGTACGATAGAGGGTGCGTGCGGATAGCAGGTGCGATGCTAACGCCTCCCGCTGAGAGAGCAGGCGAAGTAAGATCGCCTGAAAACAagtgaaattataaaaaaatatctatttgcAACCGTATGTGTCTGAGtgtaaaattcattttgatttgAACAAAAAAGTCTATGAAAAATCTTGTACcgaactaaaataattattaattgaatTGAATGAATTGAGGATGCGCCGAGATATTATTTGAAAATGGTCACAActcaaaaatcttaaaaatccaAATTTATATATTtccaatgaaaataaataaaggctatgttcagcagtggacgtcctatggctgaaatgatgtcgATGAtgtagatttatttttgttatgataCATCgaaggaaataataaaaaaaatgatttgatataaaaaatgtctatgaaaaTTTTGTGAGAATTGGATGAGAAAtaatatcaatcataataatattatgtgaatCTAAATCTACGAATTAACGACTGCACATCAAGACAAACAATTTGGGATCTTATACAGCCATAATAAGAGCAatcttgcaacaaaaatgtataaataataaataaataaaatatccttggacattttacactgcgcttctagtcccaaactaagcaaagcttgtatgtactatgggtactagacaacggatataaaatactttttttttgtaaatacatacttattatacatagaaaacacccagtccaatacaaacaatatgttcgtgcacacaaatgtttgtgctgtgcgggaatcgaacccgctacctccggaatagtagtccgtttcgaaccactacaccaaacggctgacAAAACCGTATCTTCTGTACTTTCAACTGTACCTACCTGTGACAATGTGCAGCTATGCAGCAATTCTCCTTGCATATGCAGTTCCATTCGGCTGAGCAGCGGCGCGGGTGCGGTCACCCATCCAGCTCGCAACCCAGCACTGACCACCTTGGACAAGGAATCCAGGCGAATCACACGACCGCATGTATCCATAGAAAGGAATGAAGGAGTTGTGCCCTggaaaacaattgaaaattcCCAAATTGATTGTGGGATTCCCAATGGAACAAAATTTGGTGTCAACGTGCTACTGAACTTGTTATGAATCTATGTTTATGTTATGTCTATGCTTGCATAATTATCTCAACAACAAAATTTGTTTTGAAAACAATCATTTGTCAATCACAATGCATACAGGTAGGTTAAAAACCCATTTGTTGTTGACAACATGCAGTAGttagtaaattaatttactttatttattatctcATAAATccaaaggcctttgtccagcagtggacgtcatttggctggaacGACGACCTATAATAACTGTTCCAAGAAAACGCTACTATTAAAGaacacgggccggaagacgtagtgtgggctgGCCCTCCACTAGATGAACCGAGGATCTGGTTAGggtcacgggaggtgcctggatgcgggcggtgcAGGACCAGtcgtcgtggaaatccttgggggaggcctttgtccagcagttggctgaaacgaacgaaataacTATTATTTCTAACTCTCACCTCACTATAGTTCAAAAACATGTAAGGGTCGTCTTCCACAATGATAAAGTCGAATCTGCAAGCCAGCTCGTATATCCTTCGCCTCCGTTCCTCAGGGATGACTGTTCCCGAAGGATTGCTGCCAGTTGGGATGACGTACAGCATCTTGGGCATCTTCAGACCCCTATTGAGACGATCCTGGAGAACAGACTCCAGGGTTTCTGGGATGAGACCATCCACATCTTCTGGTATGCTCACGATCTCGGGGTGGTAAGGTTtgagctaaaaatatataatagtgaatatatttttaagtcagtattgaagccacgatagccgaacggtgaggCCGACTTGACGTTCGAGTAACGCGGCTTCGAACCCCGCCGCTCGAccattgtggtgagcccactcgtaacacaagcatatttagcttaccacaaggactaacgggactattagtaatttttgcaatactttttatattatattctttaaaaaagtcaaagtcaaaatgtgtTTATTGCAATTCATGAATGTTTACAAGATGTGGAAGTTCATTAAGGATGCAGGCGACTTTGTACGTTCAATAAATTATGGAACATAATATTACTAGTACAATTTTATGATGAAGTCTTGAACTTTAAATGTTCTAACCTGAGAACAAGTTGAGAAACATACGATGACGCCATTTTAAACCTATGCATagattcataataattattatcgataaaattttaaactttcgcgttccatttcaattaaaatagtaagacacgggtcttaacgcgacgtttattaatgagttacaatATAATCTTCTATATCTAAATCTatcttctataaataaaaatgaattgatgttc
Coding sequences:
- the LOC135083467 gene encoding kynurenine/alpha-aminoadipate aminotransferase, mitochondrial, whose product is MLVTIKLNKFNSEVVKKILDLRPLYSVVKKNYSKKSDDLFKCYSDEPNVVSKYAPLTEGDYGRFISKRAGMREPALTRQMTSLAYKVGKQMISLAEGMPNEEVFPYTKLTMESRNGLSVMMEGKELSAALQYLPSQGHPALLNELRQFQEELHRPPPVARDVMVTNGGQHGIYQCVDMLVDPGDPVIVNEYAYTGIHVTLKPYHPEIVSIPEDVDGLIPETLESVLQDRLNRGLKMPKMLYVIPTGSNPSGTVIPEERRRRIYELACRFDFIIVEDDPYMFLNYSEGTTPSFLSMDTCGRVIRLDSLSKVVSAGLRAGWVTAPAPLLSRMELHMQGELLHSCTLSQAILLRLLSQREALASHLLSARTLYRTRRDALHEALQPTSELMEWALPRGGLFFWARVRGVEDVYKMVFDTAFNRGLMLVPGQAFAYDTSAPCQYIRLTFSKIRFEDMNTAASLLADIIRDEQARTLQKPQRFATER